In a single window of the Trypanosoma brucei brucei TREU927 chromosome 6, complete sequence genome:
- a CDS encoding variant surface glycoprotein (VSG), putative: MNMLIIRFLALCILLRNANAAKNQHAVEFGALCNLFTLKDAADPPATEETSATFSELRTPIYNLNVSVADDDFLKDANGKYKDLMQGNDAAKLKAWQQHITEIINSKHGDENKQIYAKLTNKAQKASAQAIITQLIKQTDAIQEKYDAAQKTATESHAKAIEDILTAIYGDKDSKYTEGDFGGSRNSCGPTSNGNSAAGKNLLDDMICLCTNKAAATTTECGSATAPQVDGAGNTGQQAITHVISLCKSPAKPPALTGELIEARLAIFHSMLGRNPNGETGDEIRYVLGKYSASQCDGASEQNCVNYVAQLKTPGTGITWENKMRDAIEKLKAGQTASAALRHYRQQLKNLALTARNAYEAAKLATEGTTLPLPQTTPGVVEITETDTTCEKKGTGDECKPPCKVEGTGKDAKCKLNKEEAKKLEEKTEQKDGGDSKTTNTTGSNSFLIKTSLLTLAFLLF, from the coding sequence ATGAATATGTTAATTATTAGATTTCTTGCTCTGTGTATACTATTAAGGAATGCAAATGCTGCAAAGAACCAGCACGCAGTTGAATTCGGCGCTCTATGCAACTTGTTCACATTAAAAGACGCGGCCGACCCGCCAGCAACCGAAGAAACATCTGCGACTTTCTCGGAGCTAAGAACGCCAATCTACAACCTCAATGTATCAGTAGCAGATGACGACTTCCTAAAAGATGCGAATGGAAAATACAAGGATCTGATGCAAGGGAACGATGCGGCAAAACTAAAAGCGTGGCAACAGCACATAACAGAGATAATAAACTCAAAACATGGagatgaaaacaaacaaatatacgCCAAACTCACAAACAAAGCCCAAAAAGCCTCAGCGCAAGCGATAATAACACAACTGATAAAACAAACGGACGcaatacaagaaaaataCGACGCTGCCCAGAAGACAGCGACAGAAAGCCACGCAAAAGCGATAGAAGATATACTCACGGCCATATACGGCGACAAAGACAGCAAGTACACAGAAGGCGACTTCGGCGGCAGCAGAAACAGCTGCGGCCCGACCAGCAACGGTAATAGCGCGGCAGGAAAAAATTTACTAGACGACATGATTTGCCTCTGCACAAACAAAGCggccgccaccaccactgaGTGCGGCAGCGCCACCGCGCCACAAGTAGACGGCGCCGGTAATACCGGTCAGCAGGCGATAACCCATGTCATCAGCCTTTGCAAATCCCCGGCAAAACCACCAGCCCTAACCGGGGAACTAATCGAGGCCAGACTAGCAATATTCCACAGCATGCTGGGCCGGAATCCCAACGGGGAAACCGGTGACGAAATAAGATATGTCCTTGGAAAGTACAGCGCCAGCCAATGCGACGGCGCCAGCGAACAAAACTGTGTAAACTACGTCGCACAGTTAAAGACACCCGGGACGGGAATAACctgggaaaacaaaatgagggATGCGATCGAAAAGCTAAAAGCTGGCCAAACAGCTTCTGCAGCTCTTCGTCACTATCGACAACAGCTAAAAAACCTAGCCCTGACAGCAAGAAATGCGTACGAAGCAGCAAAGCTAGCCACGGAGGGAACGACCTTACCACTGCCTCAAACAACTCCAGGAGTTGTTGAGATCACAGAAACAGACACAACttgcgaaaagaaaggaacaggagatgaaTGTAAACCACCATGCAAAGTGGAGGGAACAGGAAAGGATGCAAAGTGCAAATTGAATAAAGAGGAGGCCAAAAAGTTAGAAGAAAAGACAGAGCAGAAAGATGGAGGAGATAgcaaaaccacaaacaccacaggaagcaattcttttcttattaAAACTTCCCTTCTTAcacttgcatttttgcttttttaa